A single window of Grus americana isolate bGruAme1 chromosome 6, bGruAme1.mat, whole genome shotgun sequence DNA harbors:
- the RPL37A gene encoding 60S ribosomal protein L37a translates to MAKRTKKVGIVGKYGTRYGASLRKMVKKIEISQHAKYTCSFCGKTKMKRKAVGIWHCGSCMKTVAGGAWTYNTTSAVTVKSAIRRLKELKDQ, encoded by the exons ATG GCTAAGCGCACCAAGAAAGTTGGGATTGTGGGTAAATATGGTACCCGTTATGGTGCATCCCTTAGGAAAATGGtgaagaaaattgaaattagcCAGCACGCCAAGTATACCTGCTCCTTCTGTGGCAAG ACCAAAATGAAGAGGAAGGCCGTGGGTATCTGGCACTGTGGATCCTGCATGAAGACAGTTGCTGGTGGTGCCTGGACTTACAA TACCACCTCTGCAGTGACAGTCAAATCTGCGATCAGAAGACTGAAGGAATTGAAAGACCAGTAG